One stretch of Campylobacter sp. CCS1377 DNA includes these proteins:
- a CDS encoding shikimate dehydrogenase, whose translation MKFFAVFGDPIIHSKSPRIHNNAIKTLNLNGVYTRYHLQDKNQLKTKLFDLKLDGANITVPFKEQALQIADFKDDLALNIGSANTLLIKENKIYAYNTDALGFMEAIKNFKNIKKVLILGAGGTAKALAYILRKSGMELVVANRSKARLEDFWAYQNCTYDELEDFNFDLIVNSTSAGLKDEYLPCDEKLLLKLFKHSSYAFDVIYGKKTSFLKLCEQNEVVAKDGLDMLLWQGVFAFELFFDINNKREKLKKAMQEALVLS comes from the coding sequence ATGAAATTTTTTGCCGTTTTTGGCGATCCCATTATTCATTCAAAATCTCCAAGAATTCATAATAATGCCATTAAAACTTTAAATCTTAATGGCGTTTACACGCGTTATCATCTTCAAGATAAAAATCAATTGAAAACTAAATTGTTTGATTTAAAATTGGATGGTGCAAATATTACTGTGCCTTTTAAGGAGCAAGCTTTGCAAATAGCCGATTTTAAAGATGATTTAGCTTTAAATATAGGTTCGGCCAACACCTTACTTATAAAAGAGAATAAAATTTATGCTTATAATACCGATGCACTAGGTTTTATGGAAGCGATAAAGAATTTTAAAAATATAAAAAAGGTTTTGATTCTGGGAGCTGGGGGTACAGCGAAGGCGCTTGCTTATATATTAAGAAAATCAGGTATGGAGCTTGTTGTAGCAAATCGCAGCAAGGCTAGATTGGAAGATTTTTGGGCTTATCAAAATTGTACTTATGATGAGCTTGAAGACTTTAATTTTGATTTAATTGTGAATTCAACTTCAGCGGGTTTAAAAGATGAATATTTGCCTTGTGATGAAAAATTACTTTTAAAGCTTTTTAAGCATTCTTCTTATGCTTTTGATGTGATTTATGGAAAAAAAACTTCTTTTTTAAAGCTTTGTGAGCAAAATGAAGTTGTTGCTAAAGATGGCTTAGATATGCTTTTATGGCAGGGAGTTTTTGCTTTTGAACTTTTTTTTGATATTAATAATAAAAGAGAGAAACTTAAAAAAGCAATGCAAGAAGCCTTGGTTTTAAGTTAA
- a CDS encoding tram-like protein, with product MNNFNDYLQKHKLFLQIFDLSKLTRKKNLICHTTQNHLIFQYTGKTRFLLKDALNLKELSEKILSSEEKILILHTNAPLCSKAKNYLINEGFLIL from the coding sequence ATGAATAATTTTAACGACTATCTGCAAAAACATAAACTTTTTTTGCAGATCTTTGATTTAAGCAAGCTTACACGAAAAAAAAATTTAATTTGTCACACTACCCAAAATCATTTAATATTTCAATACACAGGCAAAACAAGATTTTTACTCAAAGATGCCTTAAATTTAAAAGAACTAAGTGAAAAAATTTTATCTTCTGAAGAAAAGATTTTAATCTTGCATACCAATGCACCCTTATGCTCCAAAGCAAAAAATTATCTCATTAATGAAGGATTTTTAATTTTATGA
- a CDS encoding SPOR domain-containing protein: MMEEKNEFDDIILDKGNKNEKIKKILLRTIILVILFLVVLIVMRLINNDNTKENSIVPTEPIVNENNETNNGFENMPIIESNIKEDEFEALKKQIQEDNNESIVDVNESLALPESNNTQIIPVAPQTQEPQIQEKPKPSVETSKKETPKAPKKEVKTEVKKQQSTNDLFKNISTVSSELPAGTYIQIFSVSNPDSKSKELALIKKNGYEYKFYKTNVKGKEITKVLVGPFSKDTINKEMSKIRVNINKDAFVFSVK; the protein is encoded by the coding sequence ATGATGGAAGAAAAAAATGAATTTGATGATATTATCCTAGATAAGGGTAACAAGAATGAAAAAATTAAAAAAATTTTATTAAGAACTATTATTCTTGTAATTTTGTTTTTAGTGGTGTTAATTGTTATGAGGTTGATTAATAATGATAATACCAAAGAGAATTCTATTGTGCCAACTGAGCCTATTGTTAATGAAAATAACGAGACAAACAATGGCTTTGAAAATATGCCTATTATAGAATCCAATATAAAAGAAGATGAATTTGAAGCTTTAAAAAAACAAATTCAAGAAGATAACAATGAAAGCATTGTAGATGTAAATGAAAGTTTGGCTTTGCCAGAGTCTAATAACACGCAGATAATTCCTGTTGCGCCACAGACTCAAGAGCCACAAATTCAAGAAAAACCTAAGCCTTCTGTGGAAACATCTAAAAAGGAAACTCCAAAAGCACCTAAAAAAGAAGTGAAAACAGAAGTGAAAAAACAACAAAGCACAAATGATTTGTTTAAAAATATTTCCACTGTATCTTCCGAGTTACCAGCAGGAACTTATATACAAATTTTTTCAGTTTCTAATCCTGATTCAAAATCCAAAGAATTGGCTTTGATTAAGAAAAATGGTTATGAGTATAAATTTTATAAAACAAATGTAAAAGGTAAAGAAATTACAAAAGTGCTTGTTGGGCCATTTTCTAAAGATACTATTAATAAGGAAATGAGTAAAATTAGAGTCAATATTAACAAAGATGCCTTTGTTTTTTCGGTTAAATAA
- the lysS gene encoding lysine--tRNA ligase, producing the protein MFDNILEQQRIEKANELKNAGINPYPHFLKKEMSLLDFKNKFAYVMDNENKRDESVFAVVAGRLKLLRIAGKSIFANIEDESANLQIYFSKDSIGEELYSLLKKNLEVGDIVLVRGFPFVTKTGEFSLHASEVKLATKAIVPLPEKYHGLTDIEQRYRKRYVDMIMNSEVRKDFFVRSKVVSLIRHFFEDKGFLEVETPMMHPIAGGANAKPFVTFHNSLGVERFLRIAPELYLKRLVVGGFEAVFEINRCFRNEGMDLTHNPEFTTIEFYWAYHNYQDLMDLTEELFALLLEKLNLGKIIEFDGQKIDFSKAFERISYKDALKKYGGLSDEIIENKDKILAKLKADGFEANEKLDLGHLQAELFDNYVESKLINPTFITDFPISISPLSRRSDENPEIAERFELFVCGRELANGFNELNDPLDQYERFLKQIEAKNAGDEEACEMDEDFVNALGYAMPPTAGQGIGIDRLVMLLTNKKSIRDVILFPAMRPLKSELKEIKE; encoded by the coding sequence ATGTTTGATAATATTTTAGAACAGCAACGAATAGAAAAGGCTAATGAATTAAAAAATGCAGGTATTAACCCTTATCCGCATTTTTTAAAAAAAGAGATGTCTTTATTAGATTTTAAAAACAAATTTGCCTATGTAATGGATAATGAGAATAAGCGCGATGAGAGTGTTTTTGCGGTGGTAGCAGGACGCTTGAAACTTTTAAGGATTGCAGGAAAGTCTATTTTTGCAAATATAGAAGATGAAAGTGCGAATTTGCAGATTTATTTTAGTAAAGACAGTATAGGCGAAGAGCTTTATAGCCTTTTAAAAAAGAATTTAGAAGTTGGAGATATTGTTTTAGTTAGAGGCTTTCCTTTTGTAACAAAGACTGGAGAATTTAGTCTTCATGCCAGCGAAGTAAAGCTTGCTACAAAAGCAATTGTTCCTTTGCCTGAAAAATATCACGGACTTACGGACATAGAACAAAGATACCGCAAGCGTTATGTGGATATGATTATGAATTCTGAAGTGAGAAAAGATTTTTTTGTTCGTTCAAAAGTAGTAAGCTTAATCCGCCATTTTTTTGAGGATAAAGGTTTTTTAGAGGTTGAGACTCCTATGATGCATCCTATTGCTGGAGGGGCAAATGCTAAGCCTTTTGTAACTTTTCATAATTCTTTAGGAGTGGAAAGGTTTTTAAGAATTGCACCAGAGCTTTATTTAAAGCGACTTGTTGTGGGTGGCTTTGAGGCAGTTTTTGAAATCAATCGTTGTTTTAGAAATGAGGGAATGGATCTTACGCATAATCCGGAATTTACGACGATTGAATTTTATTGGGCCTATCATAATTATCAAGATTTAATGGATCTTACTGAAGAGCTTTTTGCTTTGCTTTTAGAAAAGTTAAATTTAGGAAAAATTATAGAATTTGATGGACAAAAAATTGACTTTTCAAAGGCATTTGAAAGAATTAGCTATAAAGATGCGCTGAAAAAATATGGCGGATTGAGTGATGAAATCATAGAAAATAAAGACAAAATTTTAGCAAAATTAAAAGCAGATGGTTTTGAAGCAAACGAAAAACTTGATTTGGGGCATTTGCAAGCTGAACTTTTTGATAATTATGTAGAGAGTAAATTGATTAATCCAACTTTTATTACAGATTTTCCAATTTCTATAAGTCCACTTTCCCGCCGTAGTGATGAAAATCCAGAAATTGCAGAAAGATTTGAACTTTTTGTATGCGGAAGAGAATTGGCAAATGGCTTTAATGAGCTAAATGATCCGCTTGATCAGTATGAGAGATTCTTAAAACAAATTGAAGCAAAAAATGCAGGTGATGAAGAGGCTTGCGAAATGGATGAAGATTTTGTTAATGCTTTGGGTTATGCTATGCCTCCAACAGCAGGGCAGGGTATAGGCATTGATAGACTTGTAATGCTTTTAACCAATAAAAAATCTATTCGCGATGTGATTTTATTTCCGGCAATGCGTCCATTGAAATCAGAATTAAAGGAGATTAAAGAATGA
- a CDS encoding DUF1882 domain-containing protein encodes MITNVDLSLIKMINNHYFIKRDKIIRKFEYRGRYFFDKFERINAPLLPNLIRDHLDKKIIIAHDLITADDKVENIVFDYNGFNTERFWHRAQLILREEGFINFTAYKTKTPGHLHLYIHKGHTSLHEGYQLAQKLSIMFAKKMMSTEWRVFPTMDLPKEYNILALPYEVYQKERGTSWSKHM; translated from the coding sequence TTGATTACAAATGTTGATTTATCTTTAATTAAGATGATTAATAATCATTATTTTATAAAAAGAGATAAGATTATTAGAAAATTTGAATATAGAGGTCGTTATTTTTTTGATAAATTTGAAAGAATTAATGCGCCTTTGTTACCAAACCTTATTCGTGATCATCTTGATAAGAAAATTATCATTGCCCATGATTTAATTACGGCTGATGATAAGGTTGAAAATATAGTTTTTGATTACAATGGTTTTAATACCGAGAGATTTTGGCATAGAGCTCAATTGATTTTGCGAGAAGAGGGCTTTATTAATTTTACAGCCTATAAAACAAAAACCCCAGGACATTTGCATCTTTATATTCATAAAGGTCATACTTCTTTACATGAGGGTTATCAATTGGCACAAAAATTATCCATTATGTTTGCCAAAAAGATGATGTCTACAGAGTGGAGGGTTTTTCCTACCATGGATTTACCAAAAGAGTATAATATTTTAGCATTGCCTTATGAAGTATATCAAAAAGAAAGAGGTACTTCTTGGTCAAAACATATGTAA
- a CDS encoding type III pantothenate kinase yields MILCDVGNSNANFLDGYKYSTISVQQFLNHKDDEKNFFYINVNESLKDFLNAKNNFINLEPYFKFDTIYQGLGIDRIAACYTIKDGVVVDAGSAITVDIMSNSVHLGGFILPGIANYKKIFAHISPRLKCEFNTQLSLDAFPQRTIDALSYGVFKSIHLSIKDAAKNEKLYFTGGDGQFLANFFEHAIYDKLLIFRGMQKVIKENPQLHSYF; encoded by the coding sequence ATGATTTTATGTGATGTAGGAAATTCTAATGCAAATTTTTTAGATGGTTATAAATACTCTACCATAAGCGTACAACAATTTTTAAATCATAAAGATGATGAAAAAAACTTTTTTTATATTAATGTCAATGAAAGCTTAAAAGATTTTCTAAATGCAAAAAATAACTTTATCAATTTAGAGCCTTATTTCAAATTTGATACTATTTATCAAGGCTTAGGTATCGATAGAATCGCAGCTTGTTATACAATTAAAGATGGTGTTGTTGTTGATGCTGGTAGCGCGATCACGGTAGATATTATGTCAAATTCCGTTCATCTTGGTGGTTTTATTTTACCTGGTATTGCTAATTATAAAAAAATTTTTGCACATATATCACCTCGCTTAAAATGCGAATTTAACACTCAATTAAGCCTTGATGCTTTCCCTCAACGCACTATCGATGCTTTAAGTTATGGTGTGTTTAAAAGCATTCATTTAAGCATTAAAGACGCAGCAAAAAACGAAAAACTTTATTTCACAGGTGGAGATGGGCAATTTCTGGCAAATTTTTTCGAACATGCAATTTATGATAAATTACTCATTTTTAGAGGTATGCAAAAAGTAATAAAGGAAAACCCGCAATTACACTCTTATTTTTAA
- a CDS encoding CvpA family protein — protein sequence MNNFYWFDIFIFGLTLLLGFKGIVNGLIKEVFGLAGIIGGVLIASRFAQEVGNLIQTYIYNINNEDLSVFAGFLCVLFVFWVFCLICGNLLSKLIKMSGLGFVDRLGGFIFGSFKVFLIFAILIFCIGRVGFLNTYLEKYAQGSYSLPLLKNMGAFIMNSSITQENIPMLEESTDLESTQIQGDI from the coding sequence ATGAATAATTTTTATTGGTTTGATATTTTTATATTTGGCTTAACTTTGCTTTTGGGGTTTAAAGGAATTGTTAATGGTTTAATTAAAGAAGTTTTCGGGCTTGCAGGTATTATCGGTGGGGTTTTGATTGCATCACGATTTGCGCAAGAAGTTGGAAATTTAATACAAACTTATATTTATAATATTAACAATGAAGATCTTAGTGTTTTTGCTGGATTTTTATGTGTTTTATTTGTATTTTGGGTATTTTGTTTAATTTGTGGCAATTTGCTTTCAAAATTAATTAAAATGAGTGGTTTGGGCTTTGTAGATAGATTAGGTGGTTTTATTTTTGGGAGTTTTAAGGTTTTTTTGATTTTTGCTATTTTAATTTTTTGTATAGGACGCGTAGGATTTTTAAATACATATTTAGAAAAATATGCTCAAGGCAGCTATTCTTTGCCTTTGCTTAAAAATATGGGTGCATTTATTATGAATTCATCTATAACTCAAGAAAATATACCAATGCTTGAAGAATCTACTGATTTAGAATCAACACAAATTCAAGGAGATATATAA
- a CDS encoding Fur family transcriptional regulator yields the protein MLIENIEYDVLLERFKKILRQGGLKYTKQREVLLKTLYHSDTHYTPESLYMEIKKVEPELNLGIATVYRTLNLLEEAEMVTSISFGSAGKKFELANKPHHDHMICKNCGLIVEFENPIIERQQSLIAKEHNFKLTGHLMQLYGICGACNQKSKVKI from the coding sequence ATGTTAATTGAAAACATAGAATATGATGTTTTATTAGAAAGATTTAAGAAAATTTTACGACAAGGTGGTCTTAAATACACTAAACAAAGAGAAGTCTTACTTAAAACCTTATATCATAGCGATACGCATTATACGCCAGAAAGTTTGTATATGGAAATTAAAAAAGTAGAGCCCGAATTGAATTTAGGAATTGCTACGGTTTATAGAACTTTAAATTTACTCGAAGAAGCCGAAATGGTTACTTCTATATCTTTTGGTTCTGCGGGTAAAAAATTTGAACTTGCTAATAAGCCTCATCATGATCATATGATATGTAAAAACTGTGGTTTGATTGTGGAATTTGAAAATCCAATTATAGAAAGACAGCAAAGCTTGATAGCTAAAGAACATAATTTTAAGCTTACAGGTCATTTAATGCAACTTTATGGAATTTGTGGTGCTTGCAATCAAAAATCAAAGGTAAAAATCTAA
- a CDS encoding serine hydroxymethyltransferase, producing MSLEQFDKEIFDLTNQELVRQCEGLEMIASENFTLPEVMEVMGSVLTNKYAEGYPGKRYYGGCEIVDEIENLAIERCKKLFNCNFANVQPNSGSQANQGVYAALLNPGDRILGMDLSHGGHLTHGAKVSSSGKMYESFFYGVELDGRINYEKVREVARIVKPKLIVCGASAYARVIDFAKFREIADEVGAYLFADVAHIAGLVVAGEHPSPFPHAHVVSSTTHKTLRGPRGGIIMTNDEELAKKINSAIFPGIQGGPLMHVIAAKAVGFKFNLSDEWKVYAKQVRANAQTLAKVLMDRKYKLVSDGTDNHLVLMSFLDREFSGKDADLALGNAGITANKNTVPGETRSPFVTSGLRLGTPALTARGFKENEIQIVANYIADILDDIANVNLQKDIKEKLKILASNFMIYSKAMF from the coding sequence ATGAGTTTAGAACAATTTGACAAAGAAATATTTGATTTAACCAACCAAGAATTAGTGCGTCAGTGCGAAGGTCTTGAAATGATAGCAAGTGAAAATTTTACTTTGCCAGAGGTAATGGAAGTAATGGGAAGCGTGCTTACAAATAAGTACGCTGAAGGCTATCCAGGTAAAAGATATTATGGTGGTTGTGAGATTGTAGATGAAATAGAAAATTTGGCTATTGAAAGATGCAAAAAACTTTTTAATTGTAATTTTGCAAATGTGCAGCCAAATTCAGGTTCTCAAGCCAATCAAGGCGTATATGCTGCTCTTTTAAATCCAGGAGATAGAATTTTAGGTATGGATTTAAGCCATGGTGGGCATTTAACTCATGGTGCAAAGGTGAGTTCATCGGGAAAAATGTATGAAAGCTTTTTTTATGGTGTGGAACTTGATGGGCGTATTAATTATGAAAAAGTAAGAGAGGTTGCGCGTATAGTTAAGCCAAAGCTTATTGTTTGCGGCGCTAGTGCTTATGCTAGAGTGATTGATTTTGCTAAATTTAGAGAAATTGCTGATGAAGTGGGTGCTTATTTGTTTGCCGATGTTGCACATATTGCAGGTCTTGTTGTAGCAGGCGAGCATCCAAGTCCATTTCCACATGCTCATGTGGTAAGTTCAACTACACATAAAACCTTGCGCGGTCCAAGGGGTGGTATTATTATGACTAACGACGAAGAGTTGGCTAAAAAGATTAATTCTGCGATTTTCCCTGGAATTCAAGGCGGACCTTTGATGCATGTTATTGCTGCAAAAGCAGTAGGATTTAAGTTTAACTTAAGCGATGAATGGAAAGTTTATGCTAAACAAGTAAGAGCCAATGCACAAACTTTAGCTAAAGTTTTAATGGATAGAAAATACAAACTTGTCAGTGATGGAACGGATAATCATTTGGTTTTGATGAGCTTTTTAGATCGTGAATTCAGCGGAAAAGACGCTGATTTAGCCCTTGGAAATGCTGGAATTACAGCAAATAAAAATACCGTACCAGGAGAAACTCGAAGTCCTTTTGTTACAAGCGGTTTAAGACTCGGAACTCCAGCACTTACAGCAAGAGGTTTTAAAGAAAATGAAATTCAAATTGTTGCAAACTATATAGCAGATATTTTAGATGATATTGCTAATGTAAATTTGCAAAAAGATATTAAAGAAAAACTTAAAATTCTTGCAAGTAATTTTATGATTTATTCAAAGGCTATGTTTTGA
- the gatC gene encoding Asp-tRNA(Asn)/Glu-tRNA(Gln) amidotransferase subunit GatC, translated as MQIDDALLVKLEKLSALKITDEKREELKKQLGEILNFVENLNELDLSHSEVVVSALSGGTPFRMDEVKMSQVIDPLMQCAPKVQDGFFIVPKIIE; from the coding sequence ATGCAAATAGATGATGCTTTATTGGTTAAATTAGAAAAATTAAGTGCTTTAAAAATTACTGATGAAAAAAGAGAAGAGTTAAAAAAACAATTGGGTGAAATTCTGAATTTTGTTGAAAATTTAAATGAACTTGATTTGAGCCACAGTGAGGTTGTGGTAAGTGCTTTATCAGGCGGTACTCCTTTTAGGATGGATGAGGTGAAAATGAGTCAAGTAATTGATCCTTTGATGCAATGTGCACCAAAAGTACAAGATGGCTTTTTTATTGTTCCAAAAATTATAGAATGA
- the pyk gene encoding pyruvate kinase: MKKTKIVATVGPASEDISTIKEMILKGVNVFRLNFSHGTHDYHKKNLNIIKKASKELGVRIGILQDISGPKIRTHELKNPFELKTGDRLDFYKQKILGEQISENHYKISINHPEILSILKNDEYVYLYDGSIRAKVKQSNNEFIQTVIENDGVLNSNKGVNFPNTKINIDVITQKDKDDLLWGIKNEVDFLAISFVQNAHDINDVKEILDAHKAKIAIFAKIEKFDAVENIDEIIRISDGIMVARGDLGIEVPYYRVPTIQKQIIHKANEAGKPVITATQMLFSLAKTKNATRAEISDVANAVLDGTDAVMLSEESAIGIDPINAVDIMSKTILESEKSYPYNKFSNFSYHDDTDIITRSSTYLARDLETDSIIALTSSGKSAIKMSRYRPKAPIIAAAHSEKTLNFLSIVWGVMPLILVEKENDLTSLLKNTIKKGVEAQLIKKDKTYILTAGFPTGVEGSSNLIRILKKDQIEYYLT; encoded by the coding sequence ATGAAAAAAACCAAAATTGTTGCCACCGTTGGACCTGCAAGCGAAGACATCAGCACTATTAAAGAAATGATTTTAAAAGGTGTTAATGTTTTTCGACTTAATTTTTCTCATGGAACGCACGATTATCACAAAAAAAATCTCAATATCATTAAAAAAGCTTCAAAAGAACTGGGTGTGCGAATTGGTATACTTCAAGATATCAGTGGTCCTAAAATAAGAACTCATGAACTCAAAAATCCTTTCGAATTAAAAACAGGAGATAGGCTTGATTTTTATAAACAAAAAATTCTTGGGGAGCAAATCAGCGAAAATCACTATAAAATCAGCATTAATCATCCAGAAATTCTAAGCATTCTAAAAAACGATGAATATGTCTATCTTTACGATGGTAGCATACGGGCAAAAGTTAAACAAAGCAATAACGAATTTATTCAAACTGTAATAGAAAATGACGGAGTATTAAATTCTAATAAAGGAGTAAATTTTCCAAATACAAAAATTAATATTGATGTCATTACTCAAAAAGATAAAGACGATTTGTTATGGGGAATTAAAAATGAAGTAGATTTTTTGGCCATTTCTTTCGTGCAAAACGCCCATGATATTAATGATGTAAAAGAAATTTTAGATGCCCATAAAGCCAAAATAGCTATTTTTGCCAAGATAGAAAAATTTGATGCGGTGGAAAATATAGATGAAATCATCAGAATCAGTGATGGAATCATGGTAGCCAGAGGAGACTTAGGCATAGAAGTGCCTTACTATAGAGTTCCAACCATACAAAAACAAATCATTCACAAGGCAAACGAAGCAGGAAAGCCTGTCATTACCGCAACTCAAATGCTTTTCTCTCTTGCAAAAACAAAAAATGCCACAAGAGCAGAAATTTCAGATGTTGCTAATGCTGTATTAGACGGCACTGACGCGGTTATGTTAAGCGAAGAAAGCGCCATCGGTATAGATCCAATTAATGCAGTGGATATCATGAGTAAAACTATACTCGAAAGCGAAAAATCATATCCTTATAATAAATTTAGCAATTTCTCCTATCACGATGATACTGATATCATTACTCGATCAAGTACATATTTAGCAAGAGATTTAGAAACTGATTCTATCATAGCATTAACCAGTAGTGGAAAATCAGCGATAAAAATGTCAAGATATAGACCAAAAGCTCCAATTATCGCCGCAGCACATTCAGAAAAAACTTTAAATTTTTTAAGCATAGTTTGGGGTGTCATGCCTTTAATTTTAGTAGAAAAAGAAAATGATTTAACTTCATTGCTAAAAAATACTATTAAAAAAGGGGTTGAAGCACAGTTAATCAAAAAAGATAAAACCTATATCCTTACTGCAGGATTCCCAACAGGAGTAGAAGGTTCAAGCAATCTTATCCGTATTCTTAAAAAAGATCAAATTGAATATTATTTAACCTAA
- a CDS encoding FAD-dependent oxidoreductase, whose product MNQQHYDVVVIGAGISGAALFFELARYTDIKNIAILEKYNAPATLNSKGTSNSQTIHCGDIETNYTLEKAKKVKKTADMIVKYGLMQNAQNKFMFSHQKMALGVGDIECEYMKQRYEEFKELYPYIKFFDKTKIKEIEPKVALGTDGINDRKENIVAMGVEQGEVFTTVDYGKMSQSLIEQGQLQGKNTLVEFNKEVTKIEKKDDVFHIYTTDYKEYTAKAVVVNAGAHSLFLAHRMGVGLDKSCWPVAGSFYLTKQKILNGKVYMVQNPKLPFAALHGDPDLLADMNTRFGPTALVIPKLERYKGLKSVPEFFETLKFDKVVAKITLNMFKDPTIRNYVLYNYLFELPFINKALFVKDARKIVPSLKTSDIYYASGFGGVRPQVIDKKVGELMLGEASINEVDGIIFNMTPSPGATSCLGNALRDTKAICEYLGARFDEDRLNTELL is encoded by the coding sequence ATGAATCAACAACATTATGATGTGGTGGTAATAGGTGCTGGAATTTCAGGTGCAGCTTTATTTTTTGAACTTGCAAGATATACAGATATTAAAAATATAGCTATTTTAGAAAAATATAATGCTCCAGCTACTCTTAATAGTAAAGGAACAAGCAACTCCCAAACTATACATTGTGGAGATATAGAAACAAACTATACACTCGAAAAAGCAAAAAAAGTTAAAAAAACAGCGGATATGATTGTTAAATACGGCTTAATGCAAAATGCACAAAATAAATTTATGTTTTCTCATCAAAAAATGGCATTAGGCGTTGGAGATATAGAGTGTGAATATATGAAACAAAGATATGAAGAATTTAAAGAACTCTATCCTTATATAAAATTCTTTGACAAAACTAAAATTAAAGAAATAGAACCAAAAGTTGCCTTAGGTACAGATGGCATTAACGATAGGAAAGAAAATATTGTGGCAATGGGGGTGGAACAAGGAGAGGTTTTTACAACTGTTGATTATGGCAAAATGAGCCAAAGTTTGATTGAACAAGGTCAATTACAAGGCAAAAATACTTTAGTGGAATTCAATAAAGAGGTAACAAAAATAGAAAAAAAAGATGATGTTTTCCACATTTACACGACTGATTATAAAGAATACACTGCAAAAGCTGTGGTTGTAAATGCTGGCGCACATTCTTTATTCCTAGCTCATAGAATGGGTGTAGGGCTTGATAAGTCTTGTTGGCCTGTTGCTGGAAGTTTTTATCTTACAAAACAAAAAATTCTTAATGGTAAAGTTTATATGGTGCAAAATCCAAAACTGCCTTTTGCTGCCTTGCATGGAGATCCTGATTTATTGGCTGATATGAATACTCGTTTTGGTCCAACTGCACTTGTCATACCAAAGCTCGAGAGATACAAAGGACTCAAATCAGTTCCCGAATTTTTCGAAACCTTAAAATTTGATAAAGTTGTAGCAAAAATAACTCTTAATATGTTTAAAGATCCAACCATCAGAAATTATGTCTTATATAATTATTTATTTGAACTTCCATTTATCAATAAAGCATTATTTGTTAAAGATGCAAGAAAAATTGTTCCTAGTTTAAAAACAAGCGATATTTACTATGCAAGTGGATTTGGTGGAGTTCGCCCACAAGTAATTGATAAAAAAGTCGGAGAATTAATGCTTGGAGAAGCAAGTATTAATGAAGTGGATGGCATCATTTTCAATATGACTCCAAGTCCAGGCGCAACAAGCTGTCTTGGCAATGCTTTAAGGGATACTAAGGCTATTTGTGAATACTTGGGCGCAAGATTTGACGAAGATAGGCTAAATACTGAACTACTTTAA